A single region of the Fundulus heteroclitus isolate FHET01 unplaced genomic scaffold, MU-UCD_Fhet_4.1 scaffold_63, whole genome shotgun sequence genome encodes:
- the cldn15la gene encoding claudin 15-like a, which translates to MSTAMEGVGFIMNIIGFLITGAALTNDYWKVSTVSGSVIISQRQFENLWHACAENSGGIAECRDFESMLALPAHVQACRALMIISLLLCLGCMIVSLLGLKCIKIGSATDESKGKMAAGGGIMCILGGLCCIIACSWYGFQVVEDFNNPFYGGMKFELGAGLYMGWAGGSLSILGGGLLCSAFKRASPAGKTGVYPAKKVYTATARSEPESSRAYV; encoded by the exons ATGTCGACGGCGATGGAGGGAGTGGGGTTCATCATGAACATCATCGGCTTTCTGATCACCGGGGCGGCGCTGACTAACGACTACTGGAAGGTCTCCACGGTGTCCGGCAGCGTCATCATCTCCCAGAGGCAGTTCGAGAATTTGTGGCACGCCTGCGCCGAGAACAGCGGCGGCATCGCAGAGTGTCGGGACTTTGAGTCCATGCTGGCCCTCCCCG CTCATGTGCAGGCCTGCCGCGCTCTGATGATCATCTCCCTGCTGCTCTGCCTCGGCTGCATGATCGTCTCTCTGCTCGGACTCAAGTGCATCAAGATCGGCTCGGCCACAGACGAGTCCAAGGGCAAGATGGCCGCCGGCGGAGGAATCATGTGCATCCTGGGAG GCCTGTGCTGCATCATTGCCTGCTCCTGGTACGGATTCCAGGTGGTTGAGGACTTCAACAACCCGTTCTACGGAGGCATGAA GTTCGAGCTGGGCGCCGGCCTCTACATGGGCTGGGCCGGAGGCTCTCTGAGCATCCTGGGGGGAGGCCTCCTCTGCAGCGCCTTTAAGAGAGCGTCACCTGCTGGCAAGACGGg CGTCTACCCGGCCAAGAAGGTCTACACCGCCACGGCCCGGTCCGAGCCGGAGTCCAGCAGAGCTTATGTCTAA